The proteins below are encoded in one region of Rhodothermales bacterium:
- a CDS encoding UDP-2,3-diacylglucosamine diphosphatase codes for MLLIVSDMHFGKADRNAERAKEADLLALLDSLQDELEAVYLLGDVSDQYVEYRHLIPKGFVRFQGRLAQLTDSGIPVHYVVGNHDPWHIDHFEQELGVRVHRQPITVPFLDRNFVLGHGDEAGIDQMSAMLRRVVRHPIPFALFRTLLPADAAHRLARWTKNRFGSDSVEPQTIERLEHHARELLEGEADVVVQGHSHRPQCIEHGRGVYVNTGSWHVDRTYATVDKSSIVLRQWNGEVVSVYLFHVAENSRSGH; via the coding sequence GTGCTCCTGATCGTCTCCGACATGCATTTCGGCAAGGCCGACCGAAACGCCGAGCGCGCCAAGGAAGCCGATTTACTGGCACTCCTGGATAGCCTGCAGGACGAACTTGAGGCCGTGTATCTGCTTGGGGACGTGTCCGATCAGTATGTCGAGTACCGTCACCTCATCCCGAAGGGATTCGTTCGCTTTCAAGGAAGGCTGGCGCAGCTGACGGACAGCGGAATACCGGTTCATTACGTGGTAGGAAACCACGACCCCTGGCATATCGACCATTTCGAGCAGGAACTGGGTGTCCGCGTACACCGGCAGCCCATTACGGTGCCGTTCCTCGACCGGAATTTTGTCCTGGGACACGGGGACGAGGCCGGTATCGATCAGATGTCGGCAATGTTGCGCCGGGTTGTCCGACATCCGATTCCCTTCGCGCTGTTCCGAACTCTCCTTCCGGCCGACGCCGCCCACCGCCTTGCGAGATGGACGAAGAATCGGTTTGGATCGGACTCCGTCGAACCGCAGACGATCGAGCGACTGGAACATCACGCGAGGGAACTCCTCGAAGGCGAGGCCGACGTCGTCGTCCAGGGCCACTCCCATCGGCCCCAGTGCATTGAACACGGCCGGGGGGTGTACGTGAATACCGGAAGCTGGCACGTAGACCGGACGTATGCGACCGTCGATAAGTCGTCAATTGTGCTGCGTCAATGGAACGGCGAAGTCGTTTCCGTGTATCTCTTTCACGTCGCCGAAAACAGCCGATCCGGTCACTAG
- a CDS encoding rhomboid family intramembrane serine protease, which translates to MNQDYYRAPTQLSVFPPVIKNLLILNGLFYLAQMAVDLTLSNDLARVLNGMALYPLGAPDSGYSIFGPGIVDIPGFWPWQLVTYGFLHGGFGHLFFNMFALWMFGMRIENDWGSRRFAIFYFVCLVGAGVIQMFAMYGQPVPTVGASGGVFGILLAFGMMYPNEPIYLYFLFPVKAKWLVIGYGLFTLYAGVTGTQAGIAHFAHLGGMLFGFVLIQFWRGKLPIQPDSRMYW; encoded by the coding sequence ATGAATCAGGATTATTACCGGGCGCCCACCCAACTATCAGTTTTTCCGCCGGTTATCAAGAATCTTCTGATTCTGAACGGCCTGTTTTATCTGGCGCAAATGGCTGTCGATCTGACACTCAGCAATGACCTCGCTCGGGTGCTGAATGGCATGGCGCTGTATCCGCTGGGAGCGCCCGACAGCGGCTATTCCATCTTTGGTCCCGGCATCGTTGACATCCCGGGATTCTGGCCCTGGCAGCTAGTTACGTACGGATTTCTCCATGGCGGTTTTGGCCACCTGTTCTTCAATATGTTTGCGCTGTGGATGTTCGGGATGAGGATCGAGAACGATTGGGGATCGCGACGATTCGCCATTTTCTACTTTGTATGTCTGGTAGGTGCCGGGGTAATTCAGATGTTTGCGATGTACGGCCAGCCGGTACCGACGGTCGGCGCCTCCGGAGGCGTCTTCGGGATCCTTCTCGCATTCGGCATGATGTATCCCAACGAGCCCATCTATCTGTACTTCCTCTTCCCGGTCAAAGCGAAGTGGCTTGTGATCGGTTACGGTCTGTTTACACTGTACGCAGGCGTGACGGGAACTCAGGCCGGGATTGCCCATTTCGCCCACCTGGGGGGCATGTTGTTCGGGTTTGTACTGATCCAGTTCTGGCGCGGAAAACTCCCGATACAGCCAGACAGTCGGATGTACTGGTGA
- a CDS encoding rhomboid family intramembrane serine protease, with product MTRFRIWYAAQPRALRALLTINVVAYLLWQVIFLHIGAVNEFVFGYLALHSAWPGVALTAWQLVTYNFLHLDPGLGGLFHILFNMLWLVWIGRDYENMHGAERLLAIYLLAGIGGGLLTVAFDFITPTTFVVYGASASVLGVVATVAFLYPHKAISLLFIGNVRLIYLLAAVLVIDLLLMAGSNTAVAAHFGGAATGFAFAQAQKNGIDIWSWAGVFFGGRSRQRGGGTRSHAPTDSGSPLGRMENWLANRNKKETARITRLDTVIRKEESETSPQSELDRILDKISEEGFDALTAGERRFLDKASQD from the coding sequence TTGACTCGTTTTCGGATCTGGTACGCAGCCCAGCCGCGCGCGCTGCGGGCCCTGCTGACGATCAACGTCGTCGCGTACCTCCTGTGGCAGGTCATTTTTCTTCACATCGGCGCGGTCAACGAGTTTGTCTTCGGATATCTCGCGCTCCATTCGGCCTGGCCCGGTGTAGCGCTCACTGCGTGGCAGCTCGTCACGTACAACTTCCTGCATCTTGATCCCGGCCTCGGTGGACTCTTCCACATTCTGTTCAACATGCTCTGGCTGGTGTGGATCGGGCGGGACTACGAAAACATGCACGGAGCGGAACGGCTCCTTGCGATATACCTGCTGGCGGGAATAGGCGGTGGCTTGCTGACCGTCGCTTTTGATTTCATCACGCCGACGACGTTTGTGGTGTACGGGGCCTCGGCTTCGGTTCTCGGCGTTGTCGCGACCGTCGCATTCCTCTATCCGCACAAGGCGATCTCGCTTCTGTTCATCGGGAATGTTCGGCTGATCTATCTGCTCGCTGCCGTGCTCGTCATTGATCTTCTTTTGATGGCTGGATCGAACACGGCCGTAGCTGCTCACTTCGGTGGCGCAGCGACGGGATTCGCGTTCGCCCAGGCCCAGAAGAACGGGATCGACATCTGGTCCTGGGCCGGCGTTTTCTTCGGGGGCAGAAGCCGGCAGAGAGGCGGAGGTACCCGATCGCATGCACCCACCGACTCCGGATCTCCACTCGGTCGCATGGAGAACTGGCTGGCGAATCGCAACAAGAAGGAAACGGCCCGTATCACTCGTCTGGATACAGTAATTCGGAAGGAAGAGTCCGAGACGAGCCCTCAGTCCGAGCTGGATCGGATTCTCGACAAGATCAGCGAGGAGGGTTTTGACGCCTTGACGGCAGGAGAACGGCGCTTCCTCGACAAGGCCAGCCAAGATTGA